The region atgTAATTGTctaacatggcaaccgtagttcagcgacatggcaactacagttaaaCGGACATTGAAGAGGGTCCAGACCATGACAACTGCGGGGACGCGTGATGACTGTCAGCGGGGCGTGCGGGACTATGAGATAGGTGGTTGAGAGAGGTCGTGTGGGCGTTATCCATTTTGCTCACACGTATGCGTGTGAGAGGAATCGCGAAGAAAATAAAAGACATGTGGACGCTAATTATTTTGCCCATACGTAGATGTGTGGGCTGGTCGACACCATACAAAATGTATGGACAGATCCCTTAACGCCTATACGTGTGGACGTTATCAGCGTCCTATAAAAATTGGATTCCATTTCTTTTCTGCCTGTCGAGAAACACTTTCACAAGTTGTTTCTCCTTTTGAGAGCCTGGCCTGCCGCTTTGGACTGTGCCAAGTTCGCCTGTCGCAGTGTCCCCTTCGTTGACGCCTTTGACAAATAGCCGCACGCTTCCAAAGCTTGTCCTGTTGCATGCCATGCCACCCCCATTGCCTCCCTATAGTTGATAGCTAGCTCGCCTCCTATAGTCCTATATAGACACTGCAAAGCCCTGTTCCTACAGCCACCACCAGCTCAACTGCCTCAACACCAACTGCAAGGAACAACAACAGAGCCATCCGAGCAAGACTAGCTGCCATTTGCAACCATGATCAAGCTGAGGTGCCCCAACCCCAAGAAGCTCTTCAGGAGGAGCTCCTCCAAAATCAGCAGGTCTGGtagcaggagcagcagcagcagtgacgaCGGCAGCGACGCCGGTGGCATTcggggtggcggcggcagcggggagATCGAGTGGGAGGTGCGGCCAGGGGGGATGCTGGTGCAGAGGAGGGACGGGAGGGGGGACGTCGAGGTCATCACCGTCAGGGTGGCCACCGGCTACTCCTGGCACGAGGTCTCCATTGGAGCTACCTGCACCTTTGGTGAGTACTCTCGTCTTTGCAAAGCTGATTTGATTTTTTTTAGAGAATATATGAATGTGACTAGTGTGTGATTATAGTAGAATGTATGTGTTCTTGGAAAGTGGTTCATTTGGTCATGATTCCTTACGGGGCTTCTCTCACATACTAAAGTAGTAAGCACCTCTTTATGTTGCCAAAGTTGAATGGATATCCCCCAAGCACTCATCTTTTCAGAGAAAGTGTAGTAAGCACATGCTGGTGCACATCTTTATGGTGCTGATTTGATCTTGCAAACGTCAGTAGTACAAGTAGATTCACAGCAACTATGATACCTAGTTGGCTAGTTCCATCTTGTGTATAGTCTTTTACTGAATACTGAAACTAGTTACGGAGCATTTTTACAAGAACAACTAGACAGGTCTaaactctttctttcttttttgacacGAGTCTGCACGTCCCTGTTCGCACAGCCAGATGCACTAATTTTACTACCATTCTCCAAGTTGAGTAGTTGACACGTGTGACGGTGTGAGCTCCTGAACCTTCGCAAGGTGATGTGGAGATATGCATGTCCATGAGCAAGGTCTCCTCCTTGCTTCAGTAATAATTAATAAAACAACCGATGACAAGGATCTGTGCTGTGCCACCCACTCCTTCTTCCTTACTAAATCATGGAGTTGTCCTTGTAATTATTTTTCAAGAAAATGCACGGACATGTCTGAACAACGACTAGCAATGTGGCAGGCTTTCTGTCTTGCCAGCGTGCACACAATGGTTCAGAGTTTTTTAGTACAAAGCATAAGCTCATTGTGTTTTTCTATCACTAAATAATGTGCACACGATGGTTCGGAGTAGGAACCTGAGTGGAAATTACCTCCACCTTGTTTGCTAGTACAAAGCAATCACTGAATATAAACTAAGTACAATTCATTGGATCAAGGTCTAACATgtgttatgaaaattaatttgtgcAGGTGAGCTGAAGGTGGTAGTGTCCATGGTGACGGGGCTGGAGCCGAGGGAGCAGAGGCTGCTCTTCAGGGGCAAGGAGAAGGAGGACAGCGACCACCTCCATATGGTTGGGGTGAGGGACAAGGACAAGGTGCTGCTCCTCGAGGACCCTGCCCTCAAGGACATGAAGCTCCGTGCCGCCCTCGCGGGCCATGCCGTGCAGAGCCCGTATCAGACTTTTATCAAGGTGTAGGCCGGCCCACCTCGCTAACAGTTAGGGTAAATCAAATCAATCATACCATCAGCCAGTCAGTCTCAGAAAAAGTTGTTAAAAGAAACCTATTTGGGAGCTGATGCATGGTGTGGTTCGCTGCTGTTGATCATCCGAACTTAAGTACCACTCCATGGAATGGAAGGGCAAAGAACCTCCTCGTGTGAGAGTTAGGGTACTACCAACTTTTAACTAGTTAATTGCATGATTGTGCAATTTGTAGCCGGTTGCAAGTTTTTTAAGTTCTTTCTTTTTTAGATAATGTAAGGGTTAGGCTCCGGAGTTGCAAGTCTAAATGTGGATGTCATGCATGTTAACAAGTTAGATCGGAGAGTGCAAGCTTAGATGGATGAGATGTATCAATGTGTCATGAGACGTGCTCACAATTAAGTTGTGGATGAGATTTGTCAACGGGATCTTGGGCATAACACACTTGAGTTGCTTGCGAAGCCAGAATGAATGGTTCATCGGACACCAGAGTAAAATAAATGCTTAGAGTTCACATTTGTGATGCCAAATTGATCAACTCTTACCCACGTGTCATGTACACGGTTGTTAAACCAATCACATATTACCACAATAGATACTTTGTGATGGGGTGATGAAGCTCCTGAAGAAGTTGGCGCAACTAAGAGGTCTCGACAACGAGATGGGTGACGACCCGATACTTCACCTCGACGTTCAACCAGGAAACAATAAGTTAAAGTTTCGACAACAAAGATATGAAATTATTCTCAAGAAATACGCAAAATCCCGAGGTGGGGCCTCGAGTGTCAGGATGATCGGCCCAGCCTGCATTTGAATAAGCTAGGAAGGTAGAGGGAGCAAAAGGGTATATGTGGGGGCTGAAATCCGAGGTTCCCTCGAGATACAACACGATCCTTTTGATTAGATTAAAGTGGGAAGAGAGGAGCTTGCATGATCAAGCTGGTTGAACAATGTATGAGAGTTCGGGACGAGCAATGGTCATGTACTGCAAAAGTGCTGGTGAGATTATGATAGATTGTCAAGTTGTTTAACGGATCATCGTCAGAACCAGAAAGTTTGATCTCTTTTTATTTCCTTGTCAATTTCGACTAGCGGGGTTGGAATCTTGACCCTTCCTATTTGTATTTTTATCTACTGAAATTTCTAAATGCGAAAGCGCATGGTCCATAAAGTCAACTGTTAAGGGCCCATATGTGGTGAGATTTCAGCGAAAGACATCTCATCCTTGTGTGAGGTTAATCACAACTGTTACGTAAAAGAGCTCTTCATCAAATTCAATTTAAGAGAAGATTTTGCCATAAAAAAGCCAAGGACCATACAAGTCTCATCTGAAAGAAATTTTCAAAGAGGATGAGTTCAGCACCTGCACCCGCATCGTAGATGCTCTTAACAATTTACCATGCAACTCTACGACCTTGAATCCTTGATAGCACCTACGACAGAGCTATTGATCTTTGACTGGGATAGCAGGAGCTCCGCCTTTGCATTGTAGGTCGAAAATGAGGTTTAACATTTACAAAACCGAAACCAGGACAAATCCCAGGTTTCAGACACACCCACTCATATGAAACTCGACGCACATCGTATGTAAAGCGgcgcttagagcaactccaacggggtgACCTATTTCGTCCGCTGGCGTCCGTTTGGGTTGGCGCGGACACAAAATTCGTCCCAACGCGCCGATCCAAACAGACGCGCGTCCGCTTGGCGTCTGCCTGCCGACCCATTCCTGacccatttttgagccggatttgcgtcggagCGGACACAAGGCGGACGCGCGCGCGCCTTCTCCTTCCCCCGGGCCCGCTAGCCGGTGGCAGCCTCCACCATTTCCCTCCATTCTACCCAAAATCCCTCCCACCCGCGCGCGCTCCCGCCCCACCCCCAccatggacgacgacctcgacACCGACGTCGGCCTCGCCTCATCCGACAATGCCGGCCGTCCCCTAAACCCTCAAGTCACAATATGCCGCCCTCAAGTCGCGTGGTGGGAAACAAGCCGTGGAGGAGGTTGGGGACGGTGAGAAGGCTCGaccgcgggggaagaccaactccaagaaggaggacaagtgGGATGCGGCATCGATCGCCTTGATCGCAACCGTGGAGAGCATGATCAccaagaaggactcaagggaggagaaGCGCCGGCAAGAAAGGGAAGAAcaaatgaacgccttcatggagatccaaagaagGAGGCTTGAGATGAACGCGGAGAAGCAAGCAAAGATGCTTGAtatggaggcggagaagcaagccaagatgctagagatcgaggccgccaacgccaagaccaaagcgaaagaagtggctctcgcgagcatgatgatcggggtggagatcatgaaggtggatctcaacagcgtgtcgccaaggaagaggctGTGGTTCGAGAATATGCAGGCTGACATGCTCAAGTTCaacgacgagtgatctatggcggcgagcgccatcttttttgtatgctggcaggtgtgctggcatgaccacagcggccgcgatggcgtggtcgaactcaagtctCACCCTTTTTTTTTCTGTGCTGGCactggcatgtgtgccggccggcaggcgagtgcgccagcatgaactgtTATTTTTTTAAGCCAGCATTGTATGCAGCGTGTGCATGGTGTCGGCCGGCTAGCGAGTGCGCCCGCATGAACTGTTATTTTTTGAAGCTGGCATTGTATGCCGGCGCTGGCATGATGCCGGCATGAGACATGGTCGCTGGCATGATCGGCCGCTAGCCTTTTTAAAAAAAAGTTGATTACGGACATGAAATGGATCGgcgcgttgggcgcactgccgatCCAAATCTAAAACAGGTCAGACGCTGGGCGGGCGGCcggcccaaacggacaaaaagcggacaaattCGCCGTCCGTTTAGATcgacccgttggagttgctcttaggttATCGTCGATCCCAGCACAGGGAGCGCCTATAGGGCGCAGCACGCGCTGCGAAGAAAGCATGCGCGCACCCCCCGCTCCCcttatgggccggcccatgtgtggTCGGGACGCCGCTGTTTTTTTTGCggatgtttcctttttctttttttttcctattctttttttatttttttctacaaTTCAGGATATCAAAAGGTCCTAAATTTCAGAAAAGTTACTAATTTTGAATAAAACAATCATGATTTCCAAAAATATGATCGgttattcaaaaattgttcatgaatttggcaaaaaatgttcaaaaattttaaaaatgttcataaatttaaacaatgttcatgatttcaaaaaaatgttcgtgaaatTGGAAAAGTTCACAAAATAAGTAAATCATGATTACAGAAAAATGCTctagaattcaaaaattgttcaccaatttgtaaaaaaaaagttcacaaaattaaaaaaatgttcataaataaaaaattcaaacaaatcttcgctaattcaaaaaatgttcacgaatttggaaaAAATGTCCACGATTCAAAAAAATGCTCGCTAAttctaaaaatgttcacaaatttgaaaaaaaatgttcatgattttgaaaaggtAGTCTttaattttaaaatgttc is a window of Triticum dicoccoides isolate Atlit2015 ecotype Zavitan chromosome 2B, WEW_v2.0, whole genome shotgun sequence DNA encoding:
- the LOC119367961 gene encoding BAG family molecular chaperone regulator 1-like, with product MIKLRCPNPKKLFRRSSSKISRSGSRSSSSSDDGSDAGGIRGGGGSGEIEWEVRPGGMLVQRRDGRGDVEVITVRVATGYSWHEVSIGATCTFGELKVVVSMVTGLEPREQRLLFRGKEKEDSDHLHMVGVRDKDKVLLLEDPALKDMKLRAALAGHAVQSPYQTFIKV